In a genomic window of Occallatibacter riparius:
- a CDS encoding HPr kinase/phosphorylase, translating into MSTEQLKFAWLRGEQLETGDPTLARTPFSLSKTFYPLGFPVTVSTNCEEVLTCAEESWGSFTKLFDTEPVQINIGVASTDSLLCPPTPVCRVRDHLLTNIADGENFAISDHSLGYSLVWITTAALNHRDYFRYFFLESCAMGGISGRSATGIHGACVSLNGTGILLCGDSGAGKTTLSYACARAGFTYVTDDGSYLLHGRDDRLVVGNCCQVRFRPTAEALFPELRGRDLMERAGVGKPSVELSTFDIAQIATSNTAHVQRIVFLKRNVATQELAPFPTPVARMYMMQQILCMPFTAQNHSEAIDDLLRLGVYELRYNDLDWAVERLETLAREGC; encoded by the coding sequence GCGAGCAGCTCGAGACCGGCGATCCGACCCTCGCACGCACGCCGTTTTCGCTCAGCAAGACTTTCTACCCTCTTGGATTTCCTGTCACCGTTTCAACCAATTGCGAAGAGGTTCTGACATGCGCAGAAGAGAGCTGGGGCTCCTTCACAAAACTGTTCGACACGGAACCGGTGCAGATCAACATCGGCGTGGCATCCACTGATTCTCTCCTCTGCCCTCCCACTCCCGTGTGTCGCGTGCGCGATCACCTTCTCACCAACATCGCCGATGGAGAGAACTTCGCCATCAGCGATCACTCCCTTGGCTACTCGTTGGTGTGGATCACGACGGCCGCGTTGAACCATCGCGATTACTTTCGCTACTTCTTCCTGGAATCGTGTGCAATGGGCGGCATCTCCGGCCGCTCTGCAACCGGCATTCATGGAGCGTGCGTCTCGCTGAACGGCACCGGCATTCTGTTGTGCGGCGACTCGGGCGCAGGCAAAACGACCCTCTCGTATGCCTGCGCCCGCGCCGGCTTCACCTACGTGACAGACGACGGCAGTTATCTTCTACATGGCCGCGACGATCGCCTCGTGGTGGGCAACTGCTGCCAGGTTCGCTTTCGCCCTACTGCTGAAGCGCTCTTCCCTGAACTCCGCGGTCGCGACCTCATGGAGCGCGCGGGCGTGGGCAAGCCCTCCGTCGAGCTATCCACATTCGACATCGCGCAGATTGCCACTTCGAACACAGCGCATGTGCAAAGGATCGTCTTCCTCAAGCGCAATGTGGCCACGCAGGAGCTTGCTCCGTTCCCCACGCCGGTCGCCCGCATGTACATGATGCAGCAGATACTCTGCATGCCTTTCACCGCACAGAATCATTCCGAAGCAATCGACGATCTTCTGCGTTTAGGCGTCTACGAGCTTCGCTACAACGATCTGGACTGGGCTGTGGAACGGCTCGAAACCCTTGCGCGCGAGGGATGCTGA
- a CDS encoding MFS transporter gives MASLVIARSRKREIRLTRWKRIRHRFSPDFWTFFAAAFFFDLGFGLFLFLFNLYLTDLHFNERVVGNIAASLTLGNVVATLPATFLARRLGIRPLLLFSFIAAPSLCIARVLILSGTAQIALAFATGMAMCCWPICFSPAVASLTDDRNRTSGFSIMFATGIGMGTFAGLLGGYIPELLHKAGSHQSIVSGIRVVLLLACGLILTGVWPLLKLKLRDRLPAPGQRLRLHPFLLRFLPPFVLWNVVTGSFPAFGAIYLQQVLKIPLVQVGMIFSASQLAQFVAVLGAPLMFSRRGLVKGIVIAQIGTALFLALIGATTMPRAAVGFYLAYNAMLFMCSPGIYNLLMNRIPESERSTASAVQNLSGALCQAGTQALTGICIVQFGYRSVLLSNAAFAIGAALLFLGIRERASTAEAQHAGAV, from the coding sequence ATGGCGTCGCTCGTCATTGCTCGTTCCCGCAAACGGGAGATACGCCTCACGCGCTGGAAGCGCATCCGCCACCGCTTCAGTCCGGATTTCTGGACATTCTTCGCGGCGGCATTCTTCTTCGATCTCGGATTCGGCCTGTTCTTGTTTCTGTTCAATCTCTATTTAACCGATCTGCATTTCAACGAGCGGGTAGTCGGCAACATTGCCGCCTCTCTCACGCTCGGCAATGTCGTTGCCACCTTGCCTGCAACCTTCCTGGCCCGGCGACTCGGAATCCGTCCGCTCCTGCTGTTCTCGTTCATCGCCGCGCCCTCGCTGTGTATCGCTCGCGTGTTGATTCTGTCGGGCACGGCTCAAATCGCGCTTGCATTCGCGACCGGAATGGCAATGTGCTGCTGGCCCATCTGCTTCTCCCCCGCAGTTGCCTCGCTAACCGACGACCGTAACAGAACATCGGGATTCAGCATCATGTTCGCCACCGGCATCGGCATGGGAACATTCGCTGGCCTGCTCGGCGGATACATCCCAGAGCTGCTGCACAAAGCTGGAAGCCACCAGTCCATCGTGAGCGGAATCCGCGTCGTTCTGCTGCTTGCGTGCGGCCTGATCCTTACAGGAGTCTGGCCGCTGCTAAAGCTCAAGCTGCGCGATCGCCTGCCCGCGCCCGGTCAGCGCCTGCGCCTTCATCCCTTCCTGCTGCGCTTTCTTCCGCCATTCGTGCTCTGGAATGTGGTCACGGGCTCCTTTCCCGCATTTGGCGCGATCTACCTTCAACAGGTGCTCAAGATCCCGCTGGTGCAGGTGGGAATGATCTTCTCCGCCTCGCAACTAGCTCAATTCGTTGCAGTCCTCGGCGCGCCGCTGATGTTCAGCCGGCGCGGATTGGTCAAAGGAATTGTCATCGCCCAGATCGGCACGGCACTCTTCCTCGCACTGATCGGCGCGACAACCATGCCGCGCGCCGCTGTGGGCTTCTATCTCGCCTACAACGCGATGCTCTTCATGTGCAGCCCCGGAATCTACAACCTTCTGATGAATCGCATCCCTGAATCCGAGCGCAGCACAGCTTCGGCAGTACAGAACCTGAGCGGCGCCCTCTGCCAGGCCGGCACGCAGGCTCTCACTGGCATCTGCATCGTTCAGTTCGGCTACAGGTCCGTGCTTCTCTCCAATGCCGCATTCGCTATAGGCGCTGCACTTCTGTTCCTCGGTATTCGCGAACGCGCCAGCACCGCCGAAGCTCAGCACGCCGGAGCCGTGTAG